The Streptomyces capitiformicae genome contains the following window.
GCGGCTGTTCGATACCCTCCAGCCCCGCCATGCCCCCATCATGGCCGCCCGGAGCGCGGTTCGGGGCCGTTCCGCAGGAATACAACCCCCGGAACCAACCATTCCGGGGGTTTCGCATGACATATGCCGGAGGCATTCCACACCCCGCGACAACATACCTGAGCTGCGCGAACCAGCTGAACTCGGGTCGACGGAACGAGCCTTGGGCAAGGATGCCTTAAGGCTGCTTCAAGGCTCGGACAAACCGCCCCTTCGGGGGAACGGGTAACGCGACGCGAGGAGGACATCGCGTCAACTGCCAGTGGATCAGAGGAACTTCGCCTTGCCCGGCCCCTCCTGCACGAAGCTCCGCATCCCGCGCTCGCGGTCCTCCGTGGCGAACAGCGCCGAGAACCAGTTCCGCTCGATCGCGAGTCCGGTCTCCAGGTCGGTCTCAAGACCCGCGTCGATCGACTCCTTGGCGGCGCGCAGCGCGATCGCCGGGCCCTGGGCCAGCTTGGCGGCCCAGGCGTGGGCCTGCGTGTAGACCTCGTCGGCCGGGACGACCCGGTCCACCAGACCGAGGGCGAGCGCCTCGTCCGCCTTGACCATACGGCCGGTGAAGATCAGGTCCTTGGCCTTGGAGGGGCCGATGAGGCGCGACAGCCGCTGGGTGCCGCCCGCGCCCGGGATCAGCCCGAGCTGGATCTCCGGCTGGCCGAGCTTCGCGTTCTCGGCGGCGATGCGGTAGTCCGCGCACAGGGCGAGCTCGCAACCGCCGCCCAGCGCATAGCCGGTGACGGCGGCGACGACCGGCTTGGGGATACGGGCCACGGCGGTGAAGGATTCCTGCAGGGGCCGGGACCACGCGATCATCGCCGCGTGGTCCATGCCCAGCATCTCCTTGATGTCCGCGCCGGCCGCGAACACCTTCTCGCCGCCATGGACGACGACCGCCCGTACGTCGTCGCGGTGCGTGGCCTCCTCGGCCGCGTCCTTGAGGCCGTCCTGCATGGCCTTGTCCAGGGCGTTCATGGGCGGGCGGTCCAGGCGGATGGTGCCAACACCTTCGGCCACTTCAAGATGCACAGTCATGGAGGCAGGTTAACGGGGACTAACGGCACGGCCCCGGTGCAGTGCGTCACACCGGGGCCGTACGCGGAAGTCGCGCGACTCAGCTGTACTCAAGCGGAGGCGTTCACGCCTTCCACTTGTCCCACGACATGTTCCAGCCGTTGAGACCGTTGTCCGGGTCCACGACGCGGTCGTTGGAGTTCTTGACGACCACCACGTCACCGACCATCGAGCTGTCGAAGAACCACGCGCCCGGCGCGCCGCGGTCGTAGCCGCCGCGGGTGTCGCGCAGGCCGATGCAGCCGTGGCTGGCGTTGTAGTTGCCGAAGGCGCCGCCGCCCCAGTAGTTGCCGTGGATGAAGGTGCCGGAGGTGGTCAGACGCATCGCGTCCGGGACGTCCTTGATGTCGTACTCGCCGCCGTAGCCGACCGTCTCGCCGTTCATCCGGGTCACGCGGAGGCGCTCGCTGATGACCATCTGGCCGTTCCAGGTCTCCATGCCGGGCTTACCGGTGGTGACGGGGATGGTCTTGATGACCTTGCCGTCGCGGGCGACCTTCATCGTGAGCTTCTTGACGTCGACCGTGGAGACCTGGCTGCGGCCGATGGTGAAGGAGATCTTCTTGTTCTGCTCACCGTAGACGCCGTCGCGGCCCTCGACGCCGTCGAGGTTGAGGTCGACGGTGACCTTCGTACCGGCCTTCCAGTACTTCTCGGGGCGGAAGTCGAGGCGGTCGTTGCCGAACCAGTGGCCCGCGACCTCGACGGCCGGCTCGGTCTTGATGGTGATGGCCTTCTCGACGGCCTCGGGGTCCGTGATGCCGCGGGTGAAGCGGATCGAGAACGGCATGCCGACGCCGACCTTGGAACCGTCCTCGGGAGTGAAGATGCCGACGAACGTGTCCTTCGGGGTGAGGGTGGTGAAGGTCGAGTCCTCGGCCGCCTCACGCCCCTCGGAGTCCTTCGCGACGGCGTGCACCTTGTACTCGGTGGCCGAGTTGAGGTGGATGGACGGCGTCCAACTGGCGCCGTCACTCGCTATCTCCCCGGCTATCTTCTCGCCCTTGTCGTTCTCGACCGTGACCTCGGTCAACTTGCCCTTGGCGGCGGTGACCTTGAGGGCGCCACTGGTGGCCACGGAGTCGGCACCGTTCTTCGGGGCGATGGAGACCACCGCTTCCGAAGCCTTGGTGGCCGCCTTGTCGGACGCGCTCTTGTCCGAGCCCTTCGCCTTGTCACTGCCGGAGCCCGAAGCTCCGCTTCCGCTGCACGCGGTGACGGCGAGCAGCATCAGGCCGAGCACCAGCGCCAGTAGCCCCTTGCTTCCCCGAGTCCGCGCACCAACCGACGCCCCCGATATCGGTCGCCCGTTCAACTTCCAGTCTCCCCTCGCACGGCCTGATCAGGCCCGCCCCCTACGCGCGACGTGCGCGTACGCACGTACATTAACCAGATGGTCGGCTTGGATTGACCTTGGGGAATGTCACTGTTCAGTCCCAACTTGGACCATGTCGGTCTACTTCACCGCAGCACCCGCTTTCCATTCCTTCCAACCCATGTTCCACCCGCCGAGTCCGTTGTCGGGAGCGACCGTTTTGTCGTTGCTGTTGACCACCTCGACGACATCGCCGACGAGGCTGCGGTCGAAGAACCAGCCCGCCGGGGTCTGCGAACTGCCGCCCTTCACATCGCGCAGACCGACGCAGCCGTGGCTGACGTTGGCCCTGCCGAAGACGTCCTGGGCCCAGTAGTTGCCGTGCAGGAAGGTGCCGGAGGTGGTCAGGCGCATGGCGTGCGGGACGTCCGGGATGTCGTACTCACCTTTGCCGTTCGCCTTCTTGAAGCCGACGGTGGCGCCGTTCATCCGGGTCACTTCGAGCATCTCGGTGACGACCATCTTCCCGTTGTACGTCGTCGTCCTGGGCGCCCCGGCCGTGATGGGCAGCGTGGCGAGCACGCCGTCGCCGCGCTCGACGCGCATGGTGTGCCGGGCCGCGTCGACGAGACTGGCCTGGTGGCGGCCGATGGTGAAGGAGAACGTCTTGTACTGCTGGCCGTAGACGCCGGGCGCGCCCTCCACGTCCCGTAGCCGCAGGCCGACGGTGACCTCGGTGCCGGGCGTCCAGTAGTGCTCGGGGCGGAAGTCCAGGCGGTTCCCGCCGAACCAGTGCGGGCGGACCTCGACGGCGGGCCGCGCGGTGATGTCGACGGCGCGTTCGACGGCCGCACGGTCCTCGATGTCCCGGTTGAACCCCAGGGAGACGATCATCCCGGTGCCGACGGTGGCGCGGTTCTCGGGGGTGACGTACGCGACGAAGCGCTCCTCGGGGACGTACGTCGTGAAGGTGACATGCCGTGCCGAGCGGCGGCCGTGGCCGTCCAACGCGACCGCGTCGACGGTGTACTCGGCGGCCAGCGCGAGCTTCTGTGAGCCGGTGGGGCGCCAGGTCAGCCCGTCGGCGGACAGGCGGCCCGGTACGGGTGACTCCTGGGCGTCCTGGGACTTCACGACCTTGACCGACTCCAGGCGCCCGCTGGGCACCCGGACTTCGAAGCGCTGCTCCGGGCGCACGCCCTTGCTGCCGTCCTCCGGTGTGACCCGGATCGTGTCGTCGGGTGCCTTTCCGCTGGTCAGAGGTGAGCCGGCGGTGCAGCCCGCGGCTGAGGCCAGCAGGCCGGCCCAGGTCAGTACGGCGGTCAGCGCGGCACCGGCGCGGCGCGCGTGCGTCTGTGCGTGGTTCACGTGCGGCCCAACGACGGCGCACGCCCCCGGGAAACGTGAGTGCGAGGCGTGGTCTGGGCAGAACCTTTGGGAGGACGACGCGACGTGGAGGAGGGACCTGTCGTTGGGATCAGGCAGGCTTCGGGCGACGGCGCCTGATGGCTGCCGGTGAGCGGGGCTTGGTGCGTGCAGCTGCAGGGCGGAGGAGGGCGTCGACGCGTAGCGTCGGCAACCGACGACAACGCGGCAGATGTGCGTGCCAAGCCCCGCGCCCCAGGCCTGATCCGAACGAGAGGTCCAAAGGTAGGGACGCCTGACCTCCCCTTTCTGTCGCCCACCGAGCCGCGGGAGGCCTGAGGTGTCGAGCGCAGCCGAGCAGGAGACAGTGCAGAAGATGCGTGCGGTACCGGCCGCGCGTCAGGCGGCCGTGCTGGGCGGCAGGCAGAGCCGGGAGGAGCCTTCGCAACCCGTGTGGCCGGGGGCGCCGACGCCGCTCGGCGCGCGGTTCCGGGTGGGGCCGGACGGGGTCGCCGGGACCAACTTCGCGCTGTGGGCGGGCGGGGCGGAGGCCGTGGAGCTGTGCCTGTTCTCCGAGGACGGCGAGGAGACCCGGCTGCGCCTCGGCGAGCTGACCCATGAGATCTGGCACGGCTTCGTGCCCGGCGTCCTTCCCGGCCGGCGGTACGGCTACCGCGTGCACGGCCGCTGGGACCCCTGGACCGGCGCCCGCTGGAACCCGGCGAAGCTCCTCCTCGACCCTTACGCCCGGGCGGTGGACGGCGCCAAAGGGAATGATTACAGCAGCCTGCCGCCGGAGGTGTACGGGCATGTCCGGGACTGGCCCGATCAGCATGTCGCCGACACCGTGCGCGACGACCGGGACTCGGCGCCGTACGTCCCGAAGGGTGTCGTCGTGCACGATGACGCCACCGACGACGAGTGGATGGACGACCGCCGTCCCAAGACGCCGTGGGCGGACTCGGTCATCTACGAGCTGCACGTCCGGGGATTCACGCGGTCGCATCCCGGCATCCCCGAGGAGCTGCGCGGCACGTACGCGGGGCTCGCGCATCCGGCGGCCATCGAGCACCTGGTGAAGCTGGGCGTGACGGCGGTGGAGCTGCTGCCCGTGCACCAGTTCGCCCACGAGGACCATCTGCTGCGCCGAGGCATGCGGAACTACTGGGGCTACAACTCGATCGGCTACTTCGCCCCGCACGCGGCGTACGCGGCGTCGGGCACGGGAGGGCAGCAGGTCGGGGAGTTCAAGCGGATGGTGCGGGCGCTGCACGCCGCCGGGATCGAGGTCGTCCTCGACGTGGTCTACAACCACACGGCGGAGGCGGACGAGCGCGGGCCGAGCCTGTCGCTGCGGGGCATCGACAACCGGGGCTACTACCGGCTGCAGAGCGACGCGCGCCGCTACGCGGACTACTCGGGCTGCGGGAACACCCTCCACGTCGTCCAGCCGCACGTCCTCCGGTTGATCACCGACTCCCTGCGGTACTGGGTGACGGAGATGGGCGTGGACGGCTTCCGCTTCGACCTGGCCGCGGCGCTGGCCCGCTCGATGCACGACGTCGACATGCTGTCCCCGTTCCTCGCGGTGATCGCCCAGGACCCGGTGCTCCGCCGGGTGAAGCTGATCGCCGAACCCTGGGACGTC
Protein-coding sequences here:
- a CDS encoding L,D-transpeptidase encodes the protein MNGRPISGASVGARTRGSKGLLALVLGLMLLAVTACSGSGASGSGSDKAKGSDKSASDKAATKASEAVVSIAPKNGADSVATSGALKVTAAKGKLTEVTVENDKGEKIAGEIASDGASWTPSIHLNSATEYKVHAVAKDSEGREAAEDSTFTTLTPKDTFVGIFTPEDGSKVGVGMPFSIRFTRGITDPEAVEKAITIKTEPAVEVAGHWFGNDRLDFRPEKYWKAGTKVTVDLNLDGVEGRDGVYGEQNKKISFTIGRSQVSTVDVKKLTMKVARDGKVIKTIPVTTGKPGMETWNGQMVISERLRVTRMNGETVGYGGEYDIKDVPDAMRLTTSGTFIHGNYWGGGAFGNYNASHGCIGLRDTRGGYDRGAPGAWFFDSSMVGDVVVVKNSNDRVVDPDNGLNGWNMSWDKWKA
- a CDS encoding enoyl-CoA hydratase/isomerase family protein, whose protein sequence is MTVHLEVAEGVGTIRLDRPPMNALDKAMQDGLKDAAEEATHRDDVRAVVVHGGEKVFAAGADIKEMLGMDHAAMIAWSRPLQESFTAVARIPKPVVAAVTGYALGGGCELALCADYRIAAENAKLGQPEIQLGLIPGAGGTQRLSRLIGPSKAKDLIFTGRMVKADEALALGLVDRVVPADEVYTQAHAWAAKLAQGPAIALRAAKESIDAGLETDLETGLAIERNWFSALFATEDRERGMRSFVQEGPGKAKFL
- a CDS encoding L,D-transpeptidase, producing the protein MNHAQTHARRAGAALTAVLTWAGLLASAAGCTAGSPLTSGKAPDDTIRVTPEDGSKGVRPEQRFEVRVPSGRLESVKVVKSQDAQESPVPGRLSADGLTWRPTGSQKLALAAEYTVDAVALDGHGRRSARHVTFTTYVPEERFVAYVTPENRATVGTGMIVSLGFNRDIEDRAAVERAVDITARPAVEVRPHWFGGNRLDFRPEHYWTPGTEVTVGLRLRDVEGAPGVYGQQYKTFSFTIGRHQASLVDAARHTMRVERGDGVLATLPITAGAPRTTTYNGKMVVTEMLEVTRMNGATVGFKKANGKGEYDIPDVPHAMRLTTSGTFLHGNYWAQDVFGRANVSHGCVGLRDVKGGSSQTPAGWFFDRSLVGDVVEVVNSNDKTVAPDNGLGGWNMGWKEWKAGAAVK
- the glgX gene encoding glycogen debranching protein GlgX, with the translated sequence MSSAAEQETVQKMRAVPAARQAAVLGGRQSREEPSQPVWPGAPTPLGARFRVGPDGVAGTNFALWAGGAEAVELCLFSEDGEETRLRLGELTHEIWHGFVPGVLPGRRYGYRVHGRWDPWTGARWNPAKLLLDPYARAVDGAKGNDYSSLPPEVYGHVRDWPDQHVADTVRDDRDSAPYVPKGVVVHDDATDDEWMDDRRPKTPWADSVIYELHVRGFTRSHPGIPEELRGTYAGLAHPAAIEHLVKLGVTAVELLPVHQFAHEDHLLRRGMRNYWGYNSIGYFAPHAAYAASGTGGQQVGEFKRMVRALHAAGIEVVLDVVYNHTAEADERGPSLSLRGIDNRGYYRLQSDARRYADYSGCGNTLHVVQPHVLRLITDSLRYWVTEMGVDGFRFDLAAALARSMHDVDMLSPFLAVIAQDPVLRRVKLIAEPWDVGSGGYQVGAFPPLWTEWNDRYRGAVRDFWRGALPDVRDLGYRLSGSSDLYAWGGRRPYASVNFITAHDGFTLRDLVSYERKHNEANGEGNRDGSDDNRSWNCGAEGETDDERVRALRRRQLRNLMTTLLLSTGVPMLVAGDEMGRTQGGNNNAYCQDNEISWVDWGLLEDPGWKALFDLTARLIALRHEHPVLRRRAFFSGRAHSADGLRDLAWFTARGTEMTEGDWYAPAATLAMYLSGRDIPGRDARGAPIVDDSFLAVLHAGDRPVSFVLPGTPWAERYEVVVDTTREEQTEGPGVVHRAGEAVTVPARAVLLLKVVS